A section of the Candidatus Cloacimonadota bacterium genome encodes:
- a CDS encoding glycerol-3-phosphate acyltransferase: MQVLVFAALLFVSYLIGCFSTARLFAKSFRSLNIYKVGTGHPDTQNIFCNISKPLGILSGIVDFSKMFIYLYLLHYLLTKFYPCISTQTHLLVLGFLMVIGHCFPLTNRFKGGRGIFTYLGYITFFFYFYYTIWPMIGVALLALLIIVFFKQIRFAQYMIVLLPPFISFFLKGLPDEPNFPAKMFFSAILMGIINFFVSKRLGEI; the protein is encoded by the coding sequence ATGCAGGTATTAGTTTTTGCAGCGTTACTTTTTGTTTCATATTTGATCGGATGTTTTTCAACTGCCCGTTTATTTGCTAAATCATTCAGAAGTTTGAATATTTATAAAGTCGGTACCGGTCATCCTGATACGCAGAATATTTTTTGTAATATCAGCAAACCGTTAGGAATTCTTTCCGGTATTGTTGATTTCAGTAAGATGTTCATATATTTGTATTTACTTCATTATCTTCTGACAAAATTCTATCCATGCATTTCTACACAAACCCATCTTCTGGTTTTAGGATTTTTAATGGTTATTGGGCACTGTTTTCCTCTCACAAACAGATTCAAAGGTGGAAGAGGTATCTTTACTTATCTTGGTTACATAACTTTTTTCTTTTATTTTTATTATACGATCTGGCCTATGATCGGAGTTGCCTTGCTTGCCCTTTTGATCATAGTTTTTTTCAAGCAGATCCGCTTTGCCCAATACATGATAGTTTTGCTGCCACCCTTTATCAGTTTCTTCCTGAAAGGATTACCGGATGAACCTAATTTTCCTGCTAAAATGTTTTTTTCCGCAATTTTGATGGGAATTATCAATTTCTTTGTTTCCAAAAGGTTAGGAGAGATTTAA
- a CDS encoding YggS family pyridoxal phosphate-dependent enzyme: MVASISKNIEILKQRIKNAALKSGRNPSDIKLVVVTKTHPSNLVDIALRSGIKFIGENRIQEAEEKIPLLIEKFEEFHFIGHLQSNKIPRLIKLNPVLIHSIDKFSTAEKLNDLLIQINQKQDVLIQVNTSFEESKFGIEPNLAINFIQDVSELSNLNIKGLMTIGKFTNDENEIRNCFRTLKKLFDEIKLRKIKSVEMKYLSMGMTNDFEIAIEEGANIVRIGSAIFGERKY; the protein is encoded by the coding sequence ATGGTTGCATCTATTTCAAAGAATATTGAAATTTTGAAGCAGAGAATAAAAAATGCTGCCTTAAAATCTGGCAGAAATCCTTCCGATATTAAATTGGTTGTCGTGACCAAAACCCATCCCTCAAATCTTGTCGATATAGCATTAAGATCAGGGATTAAATTTATCGGAGAAAATCGGATACAGGAAGCGGAAGAAAAAATCCCTCTACTCATAGAAAAATTTGAAGAATTCCATTTTATAGGACATCTGCAATCCAATAAAATTCCCAGATTAATAAAGTTGAATCCGGTTTTGATCCATTCAATAGATAAATTCTCTACTGCAGAAAAACTGAATGATCTTCTAATTCAAATAAATCAAAAACAAGATGTTCTTATCCAAGTTAATACTTCTTTTGAAGAAAGTAAATTCGGGATTGAACCGAACCTGGCGATAAATTTTATCCAGGATGTTTCGGAATTATCAAACCTGAATATTAAAGGTTTGATGACGATCGGAAAATTCACGAATGATGAAAATGAAATCCGGAATTGTTTCAGAACTCTGAAAAAACTATTTGATGAAATTAAACTCCGGAAGATAAAAAGTGTAGAAATGAAATATCTTTCCATGGGCATGACCAATGACTTTGAGATCGCAATCGAAGAAGGAGCAAATATTGTTCGCATTGGCAGTGCAATTTTCGGGGAGAGGAAATATTGA